The Gossypium hirsutum isolate 1008001.06 chromosome A03, Gossypium_hirsutum_v2.1, whole genome shotgun sequence genome contains the following window.
AAACATATTTACGTGCAAACACTTCATATATCGAAACAAACTAAGACCAATTTTCTTAATCCACAATAAGAAACCAATATAACACACATCTCATAAcctacatttcaaacattcaattACAATCATACTTTACCTTACATTACTCatgcatcattcaaatacatgctTAAATTCATTGGACTCTGTATCAGCTTTACATATTATTCTCAGAAATATTCACTCAATCATAGATATCCTTAAGGAATCACTTACCTTACTTACTATACCTTTCATGATCTTGGCATCACATTTTTATTCTACAGATATAAAGGTATGAACAATACCATGTAAGAGTCAATTTAGAGATTCACAGGACATCCACGAATAGCGGCTTAAACTCCAGATTCAACAGCCAATATGAAATTGCAAAGGCCACTACTTATAAAACATAAGGacaccattaaaactcattcgTATAACCTTTACCATCATCTCAAACCCAAATGACCCCATGTAAAGCTTTACTTCTTCGTCTTACTATTCATGCACTCTTACAGACTTAGTCTTTCATAACATAACATATAGAGTCATAAAACTTACCCAAACACGAATCATCTTTTCATAACAATCCAGAATCGCAACTTCCATCTTAAGAAAGGAAGAAATGCTTACAGTTCCTTAAGAATCAAATAGTAGCACTTTTTGAAAAATGGAGAAGATAACTTCACCCTATTGAAATTTGACACGTGTCACCTTCTTTCAGAATTGTCCTTATAATGTCCTACAGCCTCTGAGAAGGACATAAGTGAAGGTCCAATATTTTAGTTACTCCATTACTCAATCCAGTGAACTTCTAACTAAATCATCTTGTATCTTATCTTGAAAACTTACAACATGACCAGCACAGTAACTTAAACATACTTGGCAGACATGACCCTTTGCGTTAATCTAACTTACAGATTTCTTTTGCCTAAATTTTCTCCTTATGACTCCATTTCCTTAGATAAATCATTACTTAATATCCTAACTTCGATTATGCGCCCAAATCTATACACCATAAGAAACAATTGTAGGATAGAACCACATCACACAAATTTCCTTTAGGCTACGCGCCAAAACTTAGAACCTGCCAAATTCGGGTGATACAAACCTAATGCAGTTACAGATTGTTTTCGCATCAAGTTTCTGATGGTCTTACATCATCTGTGCAGCAAGCATGTATGAGCCCAACAAATTTTTAGATCTTTCACAGTTACGACCTCTGGATAAATGCAACTTATACCCGTCAGTTGCGCCCTTCTGCAAACTTTTAACACTCCCCAACATATAATTTCGAATTAGATACAGTGACTTCATAGTCCAACGATACCCTCATGTTATACTATTTGATGGAAAATACACAATCCTCCTTGTTTGTGAATTGTTGGCGTGCGAACAACTCTTTCGATTTGAAATCTACTGCCAATCGATGAGAAGGTATTATATCTAGGTACTTAGGGAACTCGGATGCATACGCCATATCGGGATCTAAGCTCAACATGTGGGCCCTAGAGTCATTGCATATGAAAATTCCACGAGTCGGGTTTTCGACCGAAGGGTCGTATACATTTTCATCATTGTCCACTCCTTCATTTTCGATATCATCTAGGACCTCATCCAGATCGGGATCACTAAAATCTTCACCCTCATGATCAGAATGACCATCATTGTTAGGTCCTTTTTCACCATCTACATTAGTTTCAATCACCACTAGATGTATTTGTAAATAGGGACCCGAATTAATGTTGTTATACGCAGTCAAAATACGGTGTAGAATTTTGGCCCTTGTCGATGCCGCTCCATAACCACATTGCTCTGCCCATCCAAAATTCAAATCAAAGTCAAATCCGTGTACAGACGATCGCCTATCGATAGTCGCTCTCAAAACCTCCGTACACGGGTCTTAAACTCCATATGTTGACTTAATGGACTAACATTTTCAACTGGCTCCATATCCGCTAACTCAGCAAACAACTCAATTGATTCAGCATTCACATTCCTAATTGAGCAAAAAAGTGCAATTATAGTCTCCACGTCTTCATCATCTACAAGTTTCATTTTTGTAAATTTGTATGGATTTGACAAAACTAGAAATTTGTAGAATAGTCTGGACATCCTCTTTCTATAATGTCGAGCAATTTTCGCACTAATCTtttctttcatatcatcaaattTTACATTCTTATTAAACTTCATTCCTATTTGCTGACAATATTCAAATGTACAACCAactattatttgtaaaattaccccCTCGAAATGAACATATACAAAGAATTGGTTATTTATTTTCGATActaaatctttaaaataaattaaaaataaaaaagttacttttattttaaaaaaatattggctcttattaaaaatataattacgtATAAATAATTACAAACTAACCTTATAAACTCGAACTTGATTTTTGAAATCTAAAACACaaattttgtttcttctttgttcCTGTTCCTCACATTCTACTAACAcaaatctttcttcttcttcttcttcttttttcttaactttagcaaaaattaaaagcttcaacataaacccaaaacttcaatagaaaccaaaaacttcaacataAACAAATTTTTGGCCAATGATGGAGTATATATACTCGGTGGTGCCGCCTGACACGTCGGCGGCACccctaataaattaattttttttcaattttcctttCTTTCCCTGATAgccattttcttttaaaaaaacaccAAAGTCGCCAGACACACTGGCAACactcattaaatatatatacttttcttCACAGGCTTTTTTTTGACTCATCACTTGTGCCGCTTGACACACCAACGACACccgttaaaaatatatatttttcttcacAGGTTTTTTTTTCTGACACATCATCGGTGTCGTTTGACAAACCGATGAcaccattaaaaaattattattttttcttcatagcctttttttttacattggtttttttataatttatcaccGTGCCACCAAATAGATCGGAGGAaccattaatataattttttttagttttttttctcattGTGTATACACGTATTTTCACGGATAtttggataaatatatataagtgtCACCTGATACAGTGGTGacatcaataaaaaaattctttgTTTAAAAGCTTGATAATTGACTGAAAAAGGGGAGTGGTGCCCCTGATCTGTGAGGCGACACTATAACAAACAACTCATTTCCGTTACTAATTTGTCccccaaatcattttcataattaattaattttttatattatttttataaaaaaaaacctcgTTAATTATAACATCATGTTTCACAAGAACACCAATCAAATATTGATCATTATTACTCAGATGTGCTGGATCATTCTTTACCCAAATCTGGTTAGGTTGTGgtcttctttttctattcattgcTGTAATAAGTTAAAAGTTTTTCAAAACAGCATGAAATCAGAATGCAAATGAAAGCATTAGAAAGTTCAGTGTAGCAGCATCCCACATAAATAATAACTATTGGGGATTCATTTCACTCTTCACTATCCGCTGTGAATGCCTTCAAATAGTTAATTCAACTCTCTGTTTAGATGATCATTTTGTGGGATTTAAACCATTTTGAGGCAGTAATCATGGAAGCCTCCACAATTCCGTCATAATATTTTTATGGTAGACATTACAattgaaatttaacattttataacATCAAATCTTATATTCACATCTAACTTAATTTTTAGTCATGAACCACTACTTGAGTATTTTTATGTCAAATCTAAGTCCACATTAATTCCTTAACTCGACAAGTGAGTTTACATTGACTCctatactctcttttttttaccgtttattatttatttaagtttattctATTAATGactatgaaaaaaataatttgacaTACTCGACTTATCATATCATGACACTAGTTATAGAAAAATGTGTTATTTTTTGTAagaaaaatttatgttatttaataatttaaaaaataaatagaatattttttGAACTACTTAACTCTAAGATTAGATGAACTTGGAGTAGCATTTTTAAGTTAGATATGAAACACATAGTTGTAATCAAAAGTTTTCAGCAACATCAAATAGTAAAAATCAAAACCATTACAATAATGTTGTAATGAAACCCATAGTCTTAAACAACAAAAATGATAAcccataaaaaagaaaaagtttaatgaaaattttttgacGGAATCTTTCACCCCACAATTATGGTGGCCTTTTGGATTGAAATGGTATTTCAATATTTTAGTATTTTGGTCCCTTTCATTTAGGGGTTCCAAAGGATTTTTAGTTACTCCGTTTTTctagttaattttattaaaattcatttttatttttcttcacttCTTTATTCTACAAATAAGaagtattattataattattttaaaatacagTGATTTGACAATACAGGTGGCGTGATATGATATGTTGGGTATGCCTTTTTTTCACTATCATTAACAAAATAAGTTTAAATGAATAACAATTATTAAGTTTAATGgtcaaaatagaattaaaaaaaaattctaacagTCAATCTGAACTTACTTGTCAAATTCaagaatcaaaatttaaatttactatcAATATTTGTTGTATTAAGtgctaattaatttttaaagaaaaaaaaagagaatgaatatttttattcCGAAAAGGTTTGAAATTTGATCCATCCACAACAGTTGGTTTGGAGTAGAGGTAGTTGAGGATAGTGGGTCTTTGTCCTTAGCACCGAGTAAGGGTTTCAGCCATGTTGCTGAAGGCAGTAAAAATTATTAGTGGAGAGGAACTTTGAGTGGCAACAGAGATGCAATATGGTTTGGCATCACTATCTGATATTATTCATTTGGTTGCTTCCACATATCCTGCCCTATCTCTTTGGATATCCCCCTAAACAACTCTTGCTTATTTCTCCATTTGACCCTAACCAAATCACACTGTCCCAACATTTTCTCCTCCCTATCACAAACCAAAATATTTAACCCACCAATCTCTCTTTATCCTAATTTATGCATATTTAAAGAAAAGAACAATGCAACCCTAGCAACATATAATTCCTGGGAAATCCAAGACTAACTATACACGTGCGGAAGAGAGCGCTTCATCATCCTCATTTATATTTCATAagcgaaaaaggaaaaagaacccATGATTTATcacaaaacatgtcaaaatcactactttcatttcatttcagaaTGCAACTAGTCATTTACAATTCCTGAGTGGCAAAACACAACTATATCACGTTTGGAGAAACCAGAATGGCCAGCTTCTCAATGCTTGCTTCATCTAAAATCACAAGCAATTCGAAAcggtttgaagaaaaaaaaattacaccaACTTTTCTACAGGTAATTTGAGACTAGACATCATAGACTGGCAGTCGCTCTTCAATAGAAACACGGCAGATTGGACACCTTTTGCACTTCTCACAGCAAGTGCTGAGAAAGAAACagcattattaataattaaagaaaacaagTTCCACATCCTTTGATAAGAAATGAAAATATTACACACCATATGCCCAAAATATGGTATGCCACTACTAGTCATGTAAATACCATAATAATATATTTCTGAGTATACATGATGCCTAAGCCAAAGCTTTTAACAGACATCTTTGCATTAATCAATAGTCCACTACTGAGAAAACAGCCAGAATGGAAAATAACATTGTCAGTATTACAAGGGTAGATGCAAATACCTGCAGAGAACATGATGTCTACAAGGCAGCAGGACTACACTGATTTGTTCCTCAAAGCAAACTCTACACAGAATCTTTTCCTGAGTGACAGATCCATTCAATTAATAAGTAAGCAATACAGTATATATTAGCCAAACAATTAGAATAACTTGGTAACAACTTAAGCTTGGTGTTGAAATAATACATATTGAAGTCTTTCAAACTCCTGCTGGCTGTACTTGGTGACTTCAGTCTGCTCACTGAGTGCAGCTTGTAATCTCCAAATCTATATTTAAAGGATttcaaaacatgcatataatATTGCTCAATTATAGACAGAGATTTCAGACCGTAGCAAACAGGTTAGACCAAAAAATGCATAAGTAAATACTTCACAATTTGAAGACTCCAAATACTATGTTTACCTCCTCAACAAGAACTGATTTTGGTCTTTTCTTCACAATATCAGGTGAGAAAGTGTTATATCTGAATGTTTGAGGATGAAAGAAAAGATCAGCAAAAAGACGGGGAGGGGGGGGGGAACCCCACTATTATCTATGTAGAACTCAAGAAGGCCCCACAATATGCAATAAGAACAAGTTAACTGGCAAATACGATGAGAAGCAAACAAATTTCATTGCTAAATTTAGTATGCTAACATGAATGTATCTCATGACTCAGTTCTTCTTTTACTACTGCATTTTAATACATTCTCTTTATAAATGATAAACTAAAAGCAAACTGCACTACAATTCTCCTTTATTAAGAAACAATATTATCCTATGAAAAGATTTCCTAAGCCCTTTACTACTTAGATATTGACTAACTAGGAACTACTGAATATAAGGGAAAAAGAAGTCATCTGCATTGCTTTTGATGAATAGTGATGGTGGCTAATGAAAATTTTTCCACACTTTTAGGCTTTAGCTATCATACTGTGACAGAGAAAAAAGCATTTTTGCACCGATAAGTCTAAGCATTCAACCACATCAAAGCTGGTTTAGTAAACCCTACAGAATGCAGCCAGAATGATTACTTATGCATTGTGCTAGATGAATGCATGTATAAAGGAACTAGAGTGCAATATAGAAAACCAACCCAGATGCCCCTGAATAGTAAAGTCTAGCTTGTTCCTCTCTACTTCCTTCATCAATTGACCACCAACCCAGTAACCTGTTGAGAAaagaaacataattttttttaagtgtgcACAATGCTTTCATTTTTGTGTCCACTTGGTCCAGACTCAGAAGAATTTGAGCAAAAGTTAATCAAGATTTAAAAATTAACTCCTAACAAACACTACCTTGACCCATGGTGCAAGAACCCAAAAAATTCACGAACTTTTGATGATATATCAATGTATCTTCCAGAACGAGCTCCACTATGTAGTAAAATAACAATTTTCTCAATCAATCTATACGCAGCATGAGCAACCCCAGCTCCTTGCAGCAGCagaaggggagaaaaaaaaaCTGGAGGTGATATATTTCTTGCACTAGGTGGTGTTCCCTGACATCACAGTTTAACATGTGACACAGATAGAACTTGAACGTTCAAGAATATACCAGAGGCATTTGCAACAACTATACCTCTAAATGCATGAAAAGCATGATCTGGAAACAAATAAATGGAATTTTCATAACATGTCCTCCAATATCCTGCAGGTTGCATATTCTGCTGTTCTGGTGGCTGTCTTCATCAGAAGATATTACCAAGCCTCTGTTCCAGTCCAGATATCTTATAGTCATTGAAGACGAGCTGGATTCTCCAAGGTGAGAATTTCGATGAATTGCAGGATTATACCACTTTGTACAAACAAGAAAGGCAAAGCACTCTGCAATACTGCATCACAACTTAAAATATTATTACAGTAGAAAAAGGACAAGGGGGAAAGCAGAAAACAATCACTGGAAACTGAATGTATTGTacccaaaatttataaataaatcccACCAGCCTAGAGCTGCAACATCACCTGCACCTCGTTGAAGATGAATCAATGTATTAGCATCAGACATGTTGAATGGTTTCGAACTAGAATACATAAGTCAGCAGGAAAAAAAAATTCCCATTCGtagcaaaacaaaataaatatagccatgagatagcACCATAAAgaacaaaacaagaaaaaaaggAAACTAGATCAAAAGAAATACTACCCttaaaactaagaaaaaaaaaaacttaccgcATAACTTTAAAAGAGTGAAAGTTGTGGCAGCAATAAAGAAGACCATAGATATTGCAACCCAAAAATGCTACAAACCAAATACCAGAAATTTCACATCAGTTCTCTATACAATTATCAGTGCACAATACATTTAGCACTAGATATAGACAAACAGATCATCTCAGAGACCGCATCATTGCTATCATCACATATGAGCACACTCTGGTTAAGCATAAGATATGAAGCATGTATATGGGGGAAACCCCCTTGTACCAGTGTCATATTGGTGTCTGACAGAGACACACTGCCGACAAGGCATAATAAGTATGGGACACAccaggaccaaaaaaaaaaaa
Protein-coding sequences here:
- the LOC121217708 gene encoding uncharacterized protein isoform X1; protein product: MLVERRRVMTWRRVGKSLQALVAHALLFSFTLLLALKLHHALSYSWWVVFAPLWLFHATVARGRFSLPAPSMPHDRHWAPFHALISTPLLVAFELLLCIRLDSSYVVNLKIVFLPLLAFEIAILIDNIRMCRALMPGDEESMSDEVIWETLPHFWVAISMVFFIAATTFTLLKLCGDVAALGWWDLFINFGIAECFAFLVCTKWYNPAIHRNSHLGESSSSSMTIRYLDWNRGLVISSDEDSHQNSRICNLQDIGGHVMKIPFICFQIMLFMHLEGTPPSARNISPPVFFSPLLLLQGAGVAHAAYRLIEKIVILLHSGARSGRYIDISSKVREFFGFLHHGSRLLGWWSIDEGSREEQARLYYSGASGYNTFSPDIVKKRPKSVLVEEIWRLQAALSEQTEVTKYSQQEFERLQYEKILCRVCFEEQISVVLLPCRHHVLCSTCCEKCKRCPICRVSIEERLPVYDV
- the LOC121217708 gene encoding uncharacterized protein isoform X2, producing the protein MPHDRHWAPFHALISTPLLVAFELLLCIRLDSSYVVNLKIVFLPLLAFEIAILIDNIRMCRALMPGDEESMSDEVIWETLPHFWVAISMVFFIAATTFTLLKLCGDVAALGWWDLFINFGIAECFAFLVCTKWYNPAIHRNSHLGESSSSSMTIRYLDWNRGLVISSDEDSHQNSRICNLQDIGGHVMKIPFICFQIMLFMHLEGTPPSARNISPPVFFSPLLLLQGAGVAHAAYRLIEKIVILLHSGARSGRYIDISSKVREFFGFLHHGSRLLGWWSIDEGSREEQARLYYSGASGYNTFSPDIVKKRPKSVLVEEIWRLQAALSEQTEVTKYSQQEFERLQYEKILCRVCFEEQISVVLLPCRHHVLCSTCCEKCKRCPICRVSIEERLPVYDV